The Agrococcus sp. ProA11 genomic sequence GCCGGGCGCGCGCTTCATCTTCGCGCCGCACTTCCCGCAGCGCGCGATCCCCGCCAGCAGGTGCTTCGGTGCTCGACCAACGTGCTGGCGCTTGCGGCTGGGGTCGTTCAGCAGGGCGACGATCCTGTCGTGCTCGTCGCGGCTGATGATCGGCTGCCAGTTGCCCTCTCCGATGACTTGGCCACGGTAGCGACGAAGACCGGCAAGCGACTCCCGCAGGATCATCTGTCGCAGCGTGGTGCCGTTCCACAGGCCCGCGCCAGCCGTGCGCCTGGGCGGCTCAACCCCGCGACGGTTCAGGTCAGTGGCGATGCTGCGCAGCGACTCGCCATCGAGCAACCGGGCTGCGATCTCGCGCACGGTCTTAGCCTCGTCTGCAACGACCTCCAGCCCGTCCGTTCCGCGACGGTAGCCGTACCCCACCGACCCGGAGGGTTCGCCCTTGGCTGCGCGCTGCCGGTTGGCTGCCCGCTGTCGTGTGGCCTTCTGTTCGCCCTCGTACTGGCTCCACGCGGCCACGGTGCGCGCAACGGCTCGGCCCGCTGGCGTGGTCAGGTCGAGAGTGCCTGCCGTCACGGTGTACACGGGCACGTTCAGTGCGATGACGCGCTCCAGGTCACGGGTCAGGCGCAGCAGCCGGTCCTGATGCCAGGCGACGATGGCCGTGGGCTGAGCGTCGAGCATGGCCTCGAAGCCGGGGCGCGCCTTGCCGCTGGTGGCGCTGATGTCGTTGTCGGTGTAGACCTTCGTCACCGTCAGCCCGAGGCGCTCAGCCAGCTCGCGACACTCCTGCTCCTGCCGCTCGACTCCAGCGCCTTCGCCGGTGCGGTCGAGGCTGATGCGGGTGTAGATGACGCAATCCATGAAGGTACCTTAACGCCATGTTGTTGCCACTGGTGTTCGGCCTGCTGCCGACCACCGTCGCGTTCGCGCTGTGGCCGGGTGTCTACGTGCTGCAGGTCGGATTCTGAAGGAGGAGGAGACCATGTCGACGATCAGCCGACGATTCCAGCGCCTCGTCGGGCGCATCCACGACGAAGAGCGCGGCGACGTACCCGGGTGGGTGCTCGTCACCCTGATGACGGCCGGACTCGTCATCGTCATCTGGACGGTTGCGGGCCCGGCGCTCACGGGCGTCTTCGAGCAGGCGATCGCGCGCGTCACGAGCTTCTGATGCGGCTGGCCGACGAGCGCGGCTCGGCGGTCGCCGAGTTCACCATGGTGGCTGGGCTGCTCGTCGTGCTCGTGCTCGCTGTCATGCAGCTGGCCCTCGCGATGCACGTGCGGGCGACGCTCTCGGATGCGGCGCGCGAGGGTGCGCGCCACGCATCGCTGGTCGGTTCCGATCCGGCGGCGGGCATCGCACGAACCCGGGCGCTGATCACCACGGCGATCGGGCCGCGATACACGGAGCAGATCACCGCGGCGACCGCGACCGTCGCCGGCCTCGAGACGATCGAGATCCGCGTCGCGGCACCGTTGCCGCTGTTCGGCCTGCTCGGGCCCACCGCCCTGGAGGTGACGGGCCATGCGCCGGTCGAGTCGGTCGGCTGAGGCGCGCACGGTGCTGGCCCGCTCGGCTCGACGCCTTGGCGACGAGGGCGGATCCGCCTCGCTCGAATTCCTCACCGTGGGCGTGGTGCTGCTGGTGCCGCTCGTCTACCTCGTGCTTGCGCTCGGTCAGATCCAGCACGCGGTGCTGGGCGTCGAAGGCGCCGCGCGGCACGCTGCGCGCGTCATCGCGCAGGCTGACGCGCACGGCGCCGGGATCGCCGCTGCCGATCGGGCCATCAGCGTGGCGATGGCGGATGCGGGCGTCGCCCGCGACGCGGTGTCCGTAGCGATCTCCTGCACGCCGGTGGCGAGCGACTGCACCACGCGCCGTGGGTCTGTGACCGTGCGGATCGCCACCACGGTGCAGCTGCCGCTGGCACCGCCGGTGCTCGAGCTCGGCACCGGCCTCGGCGTGCCCGTGTCCGCGCGTGCGATGCACCCGGTCTCTGCCTTCGGCGGCGTTCCGTGAGCGGCACGCTGCGGCGACTCGCGAGGGAGGACGCGGGATCGACGCTCGTGCTCACGATCGGCTTCGCGGCGCTCGCGCTCGCGCTGATCCTGGCCGTGACGGCGGCGACGAGCCTGCTGATCGAGCGGCGACGCCTGTTCACGGTGGCCGACGGAGCGGCGCTCGCGGCCGCCGAGGCCTTCGCGCTCGAGCAGGTGCGCTTCGACGGCGGCGCCGCGACGCCGGCGCTCGCCGATGCCGCCGTCGATCGCGCCGCAGCCGAGTGGACAGCGCGCGCCGCGGGCGAGCTCACGGCGATCCGCGTCGATGGCGCGAGCGCCGATGCCCGCAGCGCCTCCGTCAGCGTCTCGAGCGTGTGGCACGCCCCGGTGGTCTCGATCCTGCTGCCGGAGGGCATCCGACTCGATGTCACCTCGACGGCCCGGGCAGTCTTCGTCGATTGACCGGCGTGCTGGCCCGCGACCGGCCGGGTCGCCTCGCCCCGCCGTGCTGCAGCTACGGGGCGGCGGGCGCGGTGATGCGCAGATCGTCGAAGACGAGCCGCGTGGAGGCGACCGAGGACGACGAGCTCACCGAGCCCTTGATCGTGACCGAGCCCGCGCTCTGCAGCGCGCCGGCACTGTCGGTGGCGACGAGCTGCCAGTCGGCGGGCTCGGTGCCGCCGGTCGGCCAGATCTTCGCCGCGAGCTGCGTCGGGCTCGTGCCGGTGACGGAGAGCCTGGCGGTGAGGTCCTCGCCCGGCGTCCAGGTGCCGGTGTAGGCGCCGAGCGCCGTGTTGTCGCGCAGCAGGTAGACGCGCAGCTGCCCGCCGGGTTCGAAGCGCACGTTGAGGCCGTAGGACGAGCCGCCGACCTGGCGGCCGATGAGCGTCGTGTGCGCGGCGCCACCGCTGGAGGCGACCTCCGAGCGCAGCCGCACCTCCACCACGGCCTCCGTCGTCGACACCGACGCGAGGCTCGCGAACCGGGTCTGGCTCGGGATGAGCGTCATGCGACCCGCGCCATCGGCGACCGACAGCGGCGAGCTGGTGCCGGCGCTGACCGTCCACGCACCGCCGACATCGGCGGTGCCCCAACCGGAGCCGACCGTGCGCGCGAAGCCGTCGGCCGCGAGCACGTCATCGCCGGGCGGCGGTGGGGGAGGCGGGGGAGGCGGCGGCGCGCTGCTGACCGTGACGGCGCGCGTCGCGCTCGCGGTCGCCCCCGCGTCGTCGGTGACCGTGAGGGTGATCGTGTAGCTGCCGGCGGCGCCGTAGGTGTGCGTCGTGGTGGGACCCGCGGCACCCGTGCCGTCGCCGAACAGCCAGGCGTGGCTGACGACGGTGCCGTCGGGGTCGGATGAGGCGGCACCGGTGAGCGAGACCGTCAGGTCGTCGATCGTCGGCGTCCCGATGACCGCAGCAGGAGGCTCGTTCGCGGGCGGCGGTGGCGGTGGGGGCGGCGCGGTTGCGGAGACGACCTGGAGGTCGTCGAAGCTCAGCACGGTCGAGGGCACGCTGGATGAGGAGCTCACCGACGAGCGGATCGCGACGCTGCCGGGGGACTGCAGCGCCGCCGCGGCATCCGTCGCCTGCAGCTGCCAGCCGGTCGGCTCGCTGCCGCCGGCGGGCCACACCTTCGCGGCCAGCTGCGTCGGGCTGGTACCGCTGACGGAGAGCCGGATCGACAGCGGCACGCCGGCTGTCCAGCTCTGGTCCGCGACGTCCAGCGCGGTGTTGCCGCGCAGCAGGTAGAGGCGCAGCCGTCCGCCCGGTTCGAAGCGCACGTTCAGCCCGTAGGTCGAGCTGCCGACCTGTCTGCCGATGATGGTCGTGTGGGCGGCTCCGCCGCTCGACGCCGAGCCCGACGCGACCTTAAGGTCGACGACCGCGTCGGTCGTGGCGATGGAGTCGAGCCCCGCCATGCGCGTCTGCCCGGGGATGAGCGACATCCGGCCGACGCCGCCGCTCACCGACAGTGGGCCGGTGCTGCCGAGGCTCACCGTCCACGGCCCGCCGACATCCGCCGTGCCCCAGCCCGATGCCGTCGAGCGGCCGAAGGCGTCGGCGGCGATCGCCGTCTGCGGTGTGGGTGGCGTCTCGCTGAGCTCGAACGGGACCGTGAACGCGGAGTTCGCATCGGTCTCGAACTGATCGAGCGTGGGGGAGTAGGTCGTCGCCCGCATCGTGTTCGCTGCCGGGTCGAAGGTGTAGTACCGCAGCCAGCCGTTGCCGCCGTTCGCGCGCGACTGGTAGTCGGTGAGGATCTGCTGCACCGGCTGGCCGCAGCTGTTGAGATCGGTGCGATTCGCCTCGCCGAGATCGCCGACGTTCGAATGGCCGGCGACCACCAGGCGGATCTGGCAGTGCGTGCTGACGAACTGCTCCCACAGCGCGGCCGTCGAGGTGCCGCCGGGCCGCTGCGGCGTGGTCATGCGTAGGCCGTTGACGGTGAGGAAGCTGTGGGTGGCCATGATGACCGTGCGATTCGGGTGCGCGTCGAGCACGCGATCTGCCCAGTCGAGCGCGTAGCCGGGCGCCTCCCACTCCAGGTTGAGCACCAGGAAGTCGGTGCCGCCCGCGGTGAAGAGCGCGTAGTTGTCGGCGTTCCCGCGGTCGATCGGATCGGGGCCGAACTGGCTCTGACCGAGGTAGCCGCCGTAGCGGCGCTCGGCGGTGTTCCAGGCGGCGTCGGCGTGCCGGCTCGGCGGGAAGTGGCTGTTGAAGACGCTCACATCGCCCGTGGCCTCGTCGAAGTCGTGGTTGCCCGGCAGCACGGTGTACGGCACGTCGGCGTCATCGAGGATCTCGAACGCGCCCGACACGTTCTCCCAGTGCCGCGGGTTGTCCCAGTCGCTCACGAGATCGCCCACTTGCATCACGAACGCAGCGTCGAGGTCGGCCATCGAGTCGCGCACCCAGGTCAGCTGCGCATCCAGCACCGCCTGGTTCGCGTAGCTGTAGTTCTGGGTGTCCGGCAGCACGACGAGCGTGAACGGGGCATCGTCATCGGCCGCAGTGGCGGGCGCCGGCAGCGCGAGGCTCAGGACGAGCGCGGCGATGACGCCCCCGATGACGGGTGCCCTCCGAGACTCTTGACGTCGTTCCACGGGATCCTCCACACGTTGGCCCGTGACGCCGTCGACGGCGCAGCGCCGATGCTGCGACCTGCCCCGAATGATCCCACCGTGCGGCCGGTGCGACAACGCAGGATTCAGTCAGGCCAGCCTCATCGGCGGCCGCGACGGCAGCCGCGCGGCGGGTCGCTACGCGCGTGGCTTGCGCGGCAGCCAGCGCAGCAGCATCGCCGCGCCGAGCACGCACAGCGCGGTCAGACCGCCAGCGGCCCAGGCGATCGACGCCACCGAGATCAGCAGCGAGATCAGCAGCGGCGCGGCGGCGCCACCGGCATCCGTCGTCAGTCGCCACGCACCCAGGAACGGGGCGGGGTTGCGCGGATCGGCGAGGTCGGCGCCGAGGGTCATGAGGATGCCGGAGCCCAGCCCGTTGCCGAGCGCCATCACCATCGCGGCGATCCAGAACCACAGCACGGCGGCGTCCACATCGTGCGTGAGCGCCAGCAGCAGGAACGACAGGGCCATGAGCGCGAGCGACGGCACCACGCTCCACAGCCGGCCGAACCGATCCATCACCCAGCCGGAGATGAAGAACAGCGCGAAGTCGACGCCGCCTGCGATGCCGATGACGAGGCCGGTGGTGACGCCGTCGAGGCCGATCGAGATGGCCCACAGCGGCAGCAGCACGTTGCGGGCCTGCCGCGCGAGCGACAGCATCGCGGCGCCGACCCCGACCGTCAGCAGCACCGTCGCGTGCTGCCGCACGACCGTCCAGATGCCCGACCGCTCCTGCCGCAGCTCGATCACGCCGGTCGTCGGCCGCGTGCGCTCGAACACCGACGAGGGATCGGGCAGCACGAACAGCACGACGATCGCGATGACCGTGCCGAGCGCGCAGACGATCCACACGGCGCTCAGGCCGAAGCCGAGCCCCAGCACCGCCGAGCCGAGCAGCGGGCCGACGAACATGCCCATGCGGAAGATGCCGCCGAGGGTCGACAGCGCTCTGGCCCGGTAGCGCAGCGGCACGTAGGTGGTCATGAACGCGTGCCGTGCGAGCGCGAACACCGCGTGGCCGAGTCCCAGGATGAAGATCGCCGCGCCCAGCATCCACACCGTCGTCGAGACGAAGGCGAGCGCCACGGCGGCGAGCACGAGCAGTCCGGCGCCGATCATGGTCGGTCGTTCGCCGAACCGCGCGACGACGCTGCCGCCCGGCACATCGCCCGCCAGCTGGCCGACGGTGAGCATGGCCGCCACGACGGCGGCGACCGCGAGCGATGCGCCCAGGTCGCCGGCGATGAGCGGGATGTAGGGGATGACGGCGCCCTCGCCGATCGCGAAGGCCGCGGTCGGCACGTAGGCGGCGCCCGCGATCCTGCGCCAGGGAAACCGTTCGGACTGATCGAGACCGCTCACCGTCCGAGCCTACGTCGGGCGGGTCACCGGTGCCGGCGGTCGGGCTCGCGTCGGTAGGCTGGATGATCATGGCCGATATCGACATCGCCGGCGAGATCGCCGAGCTGCGCTCCACCTTCTTCGACATCAAGTCGGTGCTCGACGCCGACCGTCTGCGAGCCGACATCGACCGGCTCTCGGCGGCTGCCGGTGCCCCCGACCTCTGGGACGACCCGGATGCCGCGCAGAAGGTCACGAGCGAGCTCAGCCACGCGCAGGCAGACCTGAAGCGCATCAGCGAGACCGAGTCGCGCATCGACGACCTCGAGGTGCTCGTCGAGATGGCGAACGAAGAGGCCGACGAGGCGACGCAGGCCGAGGCCAAGAAGGAGCTCAAGAGCCTGCAGAAGCTGATCTCCGAGCTGGAGGTGCGGACGCTGCTCGACGGCGAGTTCGACCAGCTACCGGCCGTCGTCACGATCCGCGCCGGCGCCGGCGGCGTCGACGCCTCCGACTTCGCCGAGATGCTGCTGCGCATGTACCTGCGGTACGCCGAGCAGCACGGCATGCCCGTCTCGGTGTACGAGACGAGCTACGCGGAGGAGGCGGGCATCAAGTCCGCCTCGTTCGAGATCGACGCCCCCTATGCCTTCGGCAACATGGCGGTCGAGGCTGGCACGCACCGGCTGGTGCGCATGAGCCCCTTCGGCGCCGCGGGCAAGCGCCAGACCTCGTTCGCGGCGGTGGAGGTAGTGCCGCTGTTCGAGCAGGTCGATCAGGTCGAGGTGCCCGAGAACGACATCCGGGTCGACGTCTTCCGCTCGTCCGGTCCGGGTGGTCAGAGCGTCAACACCACCGACTCGGCGGTGCGCATCACGCACATCCCCACGGGTGTCGTCGTCTCGATGCAGAACGAGAAGAGCCAGATCCAGAACCGCGCCGCCGCGATGCGTGTGCTGCAGAGCCGCCTCATGCTGCTCAAGCGCGAGGAGGAGGCTGCGCGCAAGAAGGACCTCGCGGGCAACATCTCGGCCAGCTGGGGCGACCAGATGCGCTCCTACGTGCTCGCGCCGTACCAGATGGTGAAGGACCTGCGCACGCTGCACGAGGTCAACAACCCGTCGGCGGTCTTCGACGGCGACCTCGACGGGTTCA encodes the following:
- the prfB gene encoding peptide chain release factor 2; its protein translation is MADIDIAGEIAELRSTFFDIKSVLDADRLRADIDRLSAAAGAPDLWDDPDAAQKVTSELSHAQADLKRISETESRIDDLEVLVEMANEEADEATQAEAKKELKSLQKLISELEVRTLLDGEFDQLPAVVTIRAGAGGVDASDFAEMLLRMYLRYAEQHGMPVSVYETSYAEEAGIKSASFEIDAPYAFGNMAVEAGTHRLVRMSPFGAAGKRQTSFAAVEVVPLFEQVDQVEVPENDIRVDVFRSSGPGGQSVNTTDSAVRITHIPTGVVVSMQNEKSQIQNRAAAMRVLQSRLMLLKREEEAARKKDLAGNISASWGDQMRSYVLAPYQMVKDLRTLHEVNNPSAVFDGDLDGFIAAGIRWRKRQQQETDD
- a CDS encoding TadE/TadG family type IV pilus assembly protein → MRLADERGSAVAEFTMVAGLLVVLVLAVMQLALAMHVRATLSDAAREGARHASLVGSDPAAGIARTRALITTAIGPRYTEQITAATATVAGLETIEIRVAAPLPLFGLLGPTALEVTGHAPVESVG
- a CDS encoding recombinase family protein, with amino-acid sequence MDCVIYTRISLDRTGEGAGVERQEQECRELAERLGLTVTKVYTDNDISATSGKARPGFEAMLDAQPTAIVAWHQDRLLRLTRDLERVIALNVPVYTVTAGTLDLTTPAGRAVARTVAAWSQYEGEQKATRQRAANRQRAAKGEPSGSVGYGYRRGTDGLEVVADEAKTVREIAARLLDGESLRSIATDLNRRGVEPPRRTAGAGLWNGTTLRQMILRESLAGLRRYRGQVIGEGNWQPIISRDEHDRIVALLNDPSRKRQHVGRAPKHLLAGIARCGKCGAKMKRAPGRLTTTKTGKKRQPPSYSCLECYGVRRKQDLVDALVEGVVVGRLQMPDAAQLFTQGDPAALQAARDSIEAIDARLANAADLFATGDIDAAQLARITERLRVDRTQAAADLEASLPAAVPAELMGSTAPATWAALSMDSKRAVLATLVTVTIMPSGSGRSFDPDLVRIEWKG
- a CDS encoding pilus assembly protein TadG-related protein, whose translation is MSGTLRRLAREDAGSTLVLTIGFAALALALILAVTAATSLLIERRRLFTVADGAALAAAEAFALEQVRFDGGAATPALADAAVDRAAAEWTARAAGELTAIRVDGASADARSASVSVSSVWHAPVVSILLPEGIRLDVTSTARAVFVD
- a CDS encoding MFS transporter, coding for MSGLDQSERFPWRRIAGAAYVPTAAFAIGEGAVIPYIPLIAGDLGASLAVAAVVAAMLTVGQLAGDVPGGSVVARFGERPTMIGAGLLVLAAVALAFVSTTVWMLGAAIFILGLGHAVFALARHAFMTTYVPLRYRARALSTLGGIFRMGMFVGPLLGSAVLGLGFGLSAVWIVCALGTVIAIVVLFVLPDPSSVFERTRPTTGVIELRQERSGIWTVVRQHATVLLTVGVGAAMLSLARQARNVLLPLWAISIGLDGVTTGLVIGIAGGVDFALFFISGWVMDRFGRLWSVVPSLALMALSFLLLALTHDVDAAVLWFWIAAMVMALGNGLGSGILMTLGADLADPRNPAPFLGAWRLTTDAGGAAAPLLISLLISVASIAWAAGGLTALCVLGAAMLLRWLPRKPRA
- a CDS encoding PKD domain-containing protein gives rise to the protein MERRQESRRAPVIGGVIAALVLSLALPAPATAADDDAPFTLVVLPDTQNYSYANQAVLDAQLTWVRDSMADLDAAFVMQVGDLVSDWDNPRHWENVSGAFEILDDADVPYTVLPGNHDFDEATGDVSVFNSHFPPSRHADAAWNTAERRYGGYLGQSQFGPDPIDRGNADNYALFTAGGTDFLVLNLEWEAPGYALDWADRVLDAHPNRTVIMATHSFLTVNGLRMTTPQRPGGTSTAALWEQFVSTHCQIRLVVAGHSNVGDLGEANRTDLNSCGQPVQQILTDYQSRANGGNGWLRYYTFDPAANTMRATTYSPTLDQFETDANSAFTVPFELSETPPTPQTAIAADAFGRSTASGWGTADVGGPWTVSLGSTGPLSVSGGVGRMSLIPGQTRMAGLDSIATTDAVVDLKVASGSASSGGAAHTTIIGRQVGSSTYGLNVRFEPGGRLRLYLLRGNTALDVADQSWTAGVPLSIRLSVSGTSPTQLAAKVWPAGGSEPTGWQLQATDAAAALQSPGSVAIRSSVSSSSSVPSTVLSFDDLQVVSATAPPPPPPPPANEPPAAVIGTPTIDDLTVSLTGAASSDPDGTVVSHAWLFGDGTGAAGPTTTHTYGAAGSYTITLTVTDDAGATASATRAVTVSSAPPPPPPPPPPPGDDVLAADGFARTVGSGWGTADVGGAWTVSAGTSSPLSVADGAGRMTLIPSQTRFASLASVSTTEAVVEVRLRSEVASSGGAAHTTLIGRQVGGSSYGLNVRFEPGGQLRVYLLRDNTALGAYTGTWTPGEDLTARLSVTGTSPTQLAAKIWPTGGTEPADWQLVATDSAGALQSAGSVTIKGSVSSSSSVASTRLVFDDLRITAPAAP